The following coding sequences lie in one Paenibacillus durus ATCC 35681 genomic window:
- a CDS encoding flavodoxin domain-containing protein has protein sequence MKAIILYTSRHGCAEQAALALQSRMGEGTEAVNLMHTPPPSLAGFDTVIMGGSIYYGKIQKQMSEFVDREITALADKRIGLFICAGESEDKAGLELLRSFPESLYLKAKAAEVLGSEVKFSKLSLAERLVYRAVTGKSGDRGRLYTNRIDHFVSKLLR, from the coding sequence ATGAAAGCCATTATTCTCTATACTTCACGGCATGGCTGTGCCGAACAAGCGGCTCTAGCTTTGCAATCGCGGATGGGAGAAGGGACGGAAGCCGTCAATTTAATGCATACTCCTCCACCTTCCTTAGCCGGATTTGATACCGTGATTATGGGCGGGTCCATCTATTACGGGAAAATCCAGAAACAAATGTCCGAGTTCGTAGACCGGGAGATAACGGCTCTGGCAGACAAGCGAATCGGCTTGTTTATTTGTGCGGGCGAATCGGAGGATAAAGCCGGGCTGGAGCTGCTGCGTTCTTTTCCGGAGAGTCTGTATTTGAAAGCCAAGGCTGCGGAAGTGCTGGGCAGCGAAGTGAAATTTAGCAAGCTGTCGCTTGCGGAAAGGCTGGTCTACCGGGCGGTGACAGGCAAAAGCGGCGATAGAGGCAGATTATATACGAACCGGATCGATCATTTCGTTTCCAAGCTGCTGCGATGA